The genome window GCGGCATACCACTTTCTGAGTGGCTACACCGCGCTGGTGGGCTCTACCGAAATGGGGTCTTCCTCCAAACTGAAATCCACATTTTCCACCTGCTTCGGCGCACCCTTCTTCCCGCGTCCTGCCGGTGTATACGCCGAATTGCTGATGAAACGCATGGACGAGTTCGGCAGCAAGGTATTCCTTGTAAACACCGGCTGGACCGGCGGCCCCTACGGTGAAGGCAGCCGATTCAGCATTCCGACTACCCGTGCCATCATCGCCGGCATCCAGAATGGCGACCTGGACGATGCAGAAACCGAGCATCTGGACATGCTTAACCTGAACGTGCCCAAGTACGTACCCGGTGTAAATACCAAACTGCTCAACCCACGCAATACCTGGGTCAGCCCGGAGTACTACGATGGCAAGGCCGAAGAGTTGATCGCCCAGTTCGTCGATAACTTCAAGAAGTTCGACGTATCAGACGCAATCGTCGAGGCGGGTCCGAAGCTCTAAGACAGCATCCGCCGTCACAAAAAAGCGCCCTGCGAAAGCACGGCGCTTTTTTTGTATGATGACTGATTCAACACGTAGGATAAGCTTTCATGAAACAGTTCCTGAGAAAACTCGCCGGACCAATCCTCAAACCTCTGGAAACCGGGGAAGTCGGTGCCAATTACAAAGAATCCCACCGAGCCATTCTGAACGTGGTCGGCGTGTTATTCCTGATCCTGTCGGGTTTCTCTGTCTTTATACTCAACTACACTGGAGAACTCGGCGCACTCATTCCCGTACTGGCCTTTCTCGGAATCGGCGGACTCTCACTAATCGTAGGCACACTGGGCTCAGATGTGGCTGTATCAAAGATGTGGGGCAATCGATAATATTACCAGGCGCCAGCGATCAGCAGGAACCGACGTCCCGCCATCTTGTCTAATTTCTCAGCAGATGTAAGACAAGCATTCTGAATGCACGTTTAGGCGTCGTGCTTCGGAAGAGGAGGCTGGCATGAACAATCCAGGCTTACCGGAGTTGGAACAGACAGCACGCGCCTATGAGGAACGGCTGGTGCCTGCACTGTTTCAGGACGTCGCAGGGCACCTTGCCGAAGCGGCGAACATTCACGCAGGTCAGGACGTACTCGACGTCGCATGCGGGACCGGAGTACTCGCCCGAACGATTGCCAGACGATACGAGACCGCAGGCTCTGTCACCGGGCTCGACCTGAATCCGGGCATGCTCGCCGTCGCCCAAAGTCAGGCGCCGGGCATCGACTGGCAACAGGGCGACGCAGAATCGCTTCCATTCCAGGACCACTCTTTCGACGTTGTCGTCAGCCAGTTCGGCCTCATGCTCTTCCCCTCTCCCGAACTTGCACTGCAGGAGATGTACCGGGTGTTGCGGAAGAAGGGGGCGTTACTGGTGGCGGTGTTTGACTCGATCAACCGGGTACCGGCATACAAGGCAATGTCGGCGGTCTTTGCACGCGTCGTTGATCCAGCGGTTGGTCAGGCCCTTCAACTTCCGTTTTCGCTGGGCGATACCAGGAAACTCACCTCATTATTCACCAGTGCCGGCATCAGTGCGCCAGGCATCCGAACACTTGAAATAACCGCGCGTTTTCAAGGAGCCCGGGAGATGGCATTGGCCGACATCAAAGGTTGGTTTCCGTTTGCCGACATTCAGCTTGACGAGCCCACCATCGACTCGGTGGTTGCCGAGGCTGAATTGGCGCTTGAGCCCTTTCGGACGGATGCGGGCACCATTGAGTTTCAGGTTCCGGTCCATATTCTCAGCGCCGCGAAACTCTGACCCGCGGTGTCCGCCGAGACCGTTTCAGGCAGCTCAGGCGTAAAACATCAACGGAACGAAGGCCACCACCAGCAACGAGATACCCATGGCAATGAGTGGCATGATGATGCGCTCATAACGCTGGTAAAAGGTGCCGGTTTGCTCATCGGCCGCAGCGAATTCGGCCTCGCCGACCACCTGCCGGGTTAACAGGTGGTTCAGCGCTACAGGCGGGCTCAGGTAGCCCAGCTCGAAGGCCACCAGGGTGACCATCCAGAAGTGAACCGGATGGATACCACTGCTATACGCAATGGTTGCCACAGTCGCAGTCACCAGAATCACCGCACCAAAGGCGTCCATAATCATGCCCAGGATCACCAGGATCACCACCATCAGCAGCATGGCGGACCAGGCACTGTCGAAGGCCTGGGGAAAGCTTTGCATGATATGGGAGCGTTCGATAACACCACCAATGCTCACGGACAGGCCAAGCAGCAGAAGCAGCGCCCCGATCTCAGCGGTGGTGTCATTGGTGGCGCCGCGCAGGCTGCGCTCCAGGCCCTGATGGCTGAGTTCACCCGGTGTCCTGCCCTTGCTGTTCTTCAGGCTGACGTGCTCGTACAGCAAGATGGCCAGCATGATCACCGGCAACAATCGAGGCGCCGAGAATTCATCCATGTGGACGTCCAGCGCGAAGCGATACAGAAGGACAACCGCCACAATGACCAGTACGTAGGGTATTAACGGCCTGAAGGCATGAATCATAGCCGGTAAGGCCTCAGAGGACGGCGCCAGATTAAACTTGCTCTCGCGATTTACGGTGAGTGCCACGACGGTGAACATGGTGGCGGTCAGGACAAACACCCAGATCCCCCAACCAAACAGTTCGTCCGTAGTCACTTCCCGGTTCAGGTATGCAATCACGACCACCAGCAGGCATGGGCGCAGCACCACCCCAAGTGAGCCGGACATGGCGGTGGCCGCCAGGGCCAGTTGCCGGCGGGCTCCGGCAGCGCGCAATTCACTGTAGATAACGGCACCCGCGGCAATAACGAAAATACCGGAGGCACCGGTATAGGCAGTAGGCACTGCGGCAACCAGAACAGCAACCACGGCCAGCAGCTCCGGCGGCATTCGCCAGGGCCGGAAAACGTTAAAAACCAGCGTGGCCAGGCGGGTCTGTTTGAGCATCATGCCCACCCAAACGTATAGCCCCACATTCAGGAACATGTCCGCCAGCTCCATCATCTTGCCGAGATAGATGCCAATACCTGAGGAATGGCCGATCAGCATGAAGTAGGTACCGGAAATAAGGCACATGACTGTGTACAGGGGTACCGCGAGGAAAGCCTTGTTCAGACTGCCACCAACCTTCAGGTCATCCGGCACCCGAAACAGACGGTACAGGCTGGCCAGTGTCAGACAGGCAAAACCGGTAATCCAGAAATTGTGCAGCAGCAGCTCCTCAGTGGAAACCGAGGTCTCAGCACCAAGGCTGGATTGCCGGAAGATCACGCTGGAACCCAGCAGCATGGCGTTGGCGATTGTCTGTAAGGTGTGGGAGACGGTGTAATCCAGGCGGGTTTCCATCGCCCGCATAGCAATGTGATGGCGGGTCAGGGTGGCGGTCACGGCGCACAGCATAACCAGGATAACCAGTATGTAACGCTGGGATGAAAGGCCAAACGCAGTCAGGTCCGCGACGAAGAGTTCCACAGCACGGTAGGCTTTCACGCCCGGGGTGAGCTGATCCCGGAGGTTTATATAACTCTCGTGGGCAGCCCTGCAATCCGCCACTGCGCGCTCAATGGAAAGCCTGACATCCGCCGGATCCTTTTCCTTCACGCCCAGCAAGGCAGCCATGGGGTCGTCTTTCGCCGGCTTTTCCGCGAGTTCCGCGGCCACCGCGGCATCAATATTCCGGTTGGCATCACAGGTGGGTGCCACCGGATCCATACGGAGTTTGTAATAACCACTCCAGAGCTGCTCACCACCGCGCAGCATCTGGTTATGGATATCACTGCTGGTGGAAAAGATGACAACAGCAAGCAACAGCAAGCAGGCGGGCAATGAGGAAAACCACTCCAGCCCGCTACGACGCATACCAACCTTGGAAAGAGCTACATACTGAGACATGGGATGGTTACAACAGAGCGTCCAGGTTCATGGTTTCGACTTCTTCCTGTTTGTCATCCCAGAAACTTCCAAGCTGACCCAGGGGGGTCCGGTGGCCGGTATTTTCCACCCAGAGGCGATCGGAGATGGCCACGATCATATTGGTGGCCATGGCATCTACAAACCGCCAGTCTTCGTCGGCAGGGTTTTCCTCCAGGGACTGCGCATGCTCGCGGATCACGTCTTTGACCATGTCGTGATCGCCCTTGTTGATGGCGGCAATGGCGTGAAAGACATGAGGCAGCCGTACACCGGCTTCCTCGCCCTGCTTGTCCGCAATCGCCAGGCGTTCAAAGGCATTCTCACCCTGAGGCTGGGCGCCGGGGACCATCGCCCAGACAGTCGCCCGGAGCGCCATGGGTGCGCCCCACCACTTATCGTTCTCCAGGCAGCTGGTGGCACGGGCGACGATGGAACCAATGTTGGCCGGCACGCCGATGGAAGACGTGGACTGGATCTGTGCGTTCAGTGCCTGCAGGCCCGACAGCAGTCCGGCCATGTAAATGAATTCGTCCATATCACCGTCAAAGCCCGGGCACTCCCCGTTTCCTGGCTCTCCATAATAGGTGTTGTGATGCTTCCAGGCCTTGTAATAACGCTCGGATGCAAGTGCATAAGCCCGCTTCTGGCGAATCATCGCATCTTCGGCTTCGTTGGCGTTCAGGGCATTCATCGCAGCGAGGCCAGCCAGTTCATGTTCCCGGGCCTTTTCTTCGGCGCAGCCGCCTGCCGAGAGGTAAAGCATCACGGCCAGCTGGTCCGGCTCGGAGGTTACCCGACCAAAAGACATCAGCAGCGGCGCAGTTGCTTCACTCATCGCGCAGCCCATGGCCAAATCATCGTTTCCCATCAGGTAAGGAACCGTATGGTCTCGTGAAAAGCCCTGCATCACATCACCGGTGGTCTTGTAGATCATGTTATTAACTGCCCCACAGCCGCTGAGAACGACACACGCAGTGAACGCTGCAACATAACCTTTCAGCCGCGACAAAGCTCGGGACCGATCCAGTGAGGGAATCCGGAAATGTGTCATTAAGTCTTCACCTTTTTTGCTTTTTGTTCTCGTGCCCTGTTTTCGTCTCGCGGCCCTGTCCTGTAACAGAACCGGATTGTTACAAACTGTAACCAGGAGGCCATTATGGCGCACAAGATCCTGTTTTTATGAGACCGGGGCCGCAAATGACGTCAATTGCCACACACCTCGGCCTCGAGAGGGTTTGCACATTGGGGCACAAGCCACTATAGATTGGTGCAACCGCGCCTCTTACCGATTGCGCGGCCAGCACCCAGACTAAAAAACAGGAATAATAAAAGGAGTATTCGATGCGCAAACCTGAACTCGCCGCTGCTGTTGCTGACCGAACCGGCCTGACCCGCGAAAAGGCCAGTGAGGTGATTACCGCTTTCACCGATCAGATTTCTGCAGCCGCTGCCCGTGGTGAAGACGTCACTCTGATTGGCTTTGGCACCTTCAATATCCGGAGCCGCGACGCTCGCGATGGAAGAAATCCGCAAACCGGCGCCACCATCCGCATACCCGCCAGCAAGACAGTCGGATTCAAGGCCGGCAAAGCCCTGAAAGAACAAGTCACCTGAGGCCGGCAAGGCCCGCCGGATCGGCGGGCCTGGTCACTCCTGCGGTACCTTTCCTCAGGAAGCACACTCCGAACGTGCGCCATCCACACGACAGCGAATAGCCTTCATCAGTTTGATGGCACGGTCGTCGTATACCCCGTCCTCAAGCAGCGAAAGACGAACTTTTCGCAACATCTTGTCGTACTCCGCCGTGTCTTCCTGGGGCAGAGTCATCCAAACATCTCCGGGGATCTCGTCTTCTGCCTGGGCTATGATGTCGTAGGCTTCATTAATGCGTTTGATCGACTCATCCCGAACCATCTGGCCTGCTTCTTCGGGAAAACGGTCGCGATGAATGATGACCTGGAAGTTCATGTAACCCAGGGCGTATTTGACGACGGCCCCATTGGGCTGCACCCCCTTGTAGAGTTCCAGGGGCGTATAGGCGACTGCCGGCGCATAGGCCAGATCAACACTGCCATTATTGAACTTGCCAGCAAAATTGGCCGAGTTGGACCCCACCACTGAGGCGCCAACGTGACGCACCATACGAACGGAAGCTTCATCGTAGTCCAGGGTGGCGATGCGCTTGCCCTGAAGCTTCTCAACCGAGTCAATGCTTCGATCACGGGTATGCAGGTAGATAGCACCACCCGGAAAAACGCCGGCTACCTCATACGGACCATCGATCAGAAACGGACGGGCTTTCGGCTGGCTGAGGGTGTTGTAAAGCAGACGCATTTCCTCTTCACCGGGCACCGCACCCATGGCTTCCAGCGTGCCAGTAAACTTGTTGAACTCACGGGCGCGGGTGCCGGTGAGCAGCACGGCATCACACTGGCCTGCCTTGAAATCTTCGGCAGCCACTTTTTCATCGGTATAGGCACTCAGGTTCAGCTTGATGCCCTGCTTCAGAGCCACCGGCTGGAACGTTTTGGTGATAGCGAACAGCGGGCCGTTGGCCCCCACTGGATCGAACACACAGAAACTGCGCTCGAGCGGCTCGTTCTGAGCCTGGGCGAGGCCCAGGGAAGGGAGCAGAAGACTGGCACACAGAGTGGCAGCTACGGCCACCCGTTGCGGGAAAGTTGCTGATTTCACGGGATGACTCCTGATTTATTATTGTCGGGCGCCGATACGTCCATGTGTACCGGTAATGCCCCGCTTTCCTTGGCCGACGAGGGTCGACGGCTACAAGAATACGTTGGCACAGGTGCCTGTCATCAAGGGCTTTTAGGCAAAAGGGAGAGATTCTGTGACAGTGTCGACAGAGGTTACGCAACCTCTGCCGCATTTCAGGTTTGGTTGTGGATCAGCTCGCTGGCTGTTGCCAGGCAATACGACCTGCGGCGACAGTCAGGCGAACAACGCCCGGCAATTCACGGCCAGTCACCGGAGCATGGCGGCCGGCGGAGACCAGAGTATTGTTGTCAGGGGTCCAGTATTCTGCGGGATCGAAAACACAAAGATCGGCGATTTCGCCTTCCTGCAGTGACGCCTTGCGGCCAATTGCTGCGGCCGGTCCAGAAGTGAGGGCGCGCACCAGCTCCGGCAGGGTCATCTCATTCAGTTCCACCAGCTCAAGCCCAAGGGACAGCACACTTTCCACACTCGACAGCCCCGGTTCGGTAGCGGCCAGGGGTGCCTGCTTGGCAGCGGAATCGTGGGGCTGGTGCTGGCTGACAATGGCATCAATTGTGCCTGCGCGCACACCGGCGATCAGCGCTTTGCGATCTTCTTCCCTGCGCAGGGGAGGACGTACGTGGAAGCGACTATCGAAGCCGGCCAGGGCACTTTCGGTGAATAACAGCTGATGCATGGCCACGTCGGCGGTCACGGCTACACCTCGCTGGCGTGCCTCGGCAAGCATTTCCACGCTGCGAGCGCAGGAAAGCTGACTAAGGTGCAGGCGCACACCGGTTTCCTCCGCCAGCAGGATCATTTCCATGACAGCGGTAGTTTCTGCCACTTCCGGAATACCCAGCAAGCCAAGGCGGGACGTCACCAGGCCATCATGAGCATAGCCGTCAGCAGCAAGCGCCAGGTTTTCCGGGCTGAACATCACGGTCAGTCCGAATGTCTGGGCATAGGCCATGCAACGGCGCAGAATACGGGCGTTGCGAACCCCTTTGGAACCATTGCCTACGGCCACACATCCGGCAGCAGCCAGACCGGCCATATCACTAAGGAGATCCCCCTCCAGGCCACGGGTGACCGCTCCCACCGGCAACACATGAATGGGTGAGCGGGTCGCCGCCACGTCCCGGATCAGATGGGTGACCGCCCCGGAATCATTCACCGGAGACGTTTCCGGCGACGCACATACGGTGCTGAACCCGCCATGGGCCGCCGCACGGGTTTCCGAAGCAATGTTACCCTTCTGGCCATTACCCGGCTCACGCAGGTTGCAACACAGGTCCACAAAACCCGGTGCAATCACACACCCTTCCGCCGTCACGGTTTCATCGGCCGTTGCCCGTCTGGCGTCATCTCCCGTGGCGGCGATCCTGCCGTCCCGAATCAGCAGCGCAACGTTGTCCGATTCAGCACCGTTCCCGTCGATCAGGCGACCACCGACGATCTTCAGGCTGGCCCCCTCGTGTTGTTCTGTCACACTCATGACCGGGCCCTCTCGCTCTGTTTCCTTTGACGCTCTGCAACCTGGCCTCCCATCGCCATGGACATAACGGCCATCCGGATGGCAATGCCATTGGTAACCTGATTAAGGATCACCGAGTGTGGCCCATCCGCTACCGCTGATTCGATTTCCACACCCCGGTTGATCGGACCGGGGTGCATCACTATGCAATCCGGATGGGCCAGGGCCAGCTTTTCCTGGCTAAGCCCATACAAACGGTAGAACTCCCGTTCACTGGGCAACAGGGCGCCTTCCATCCGCTCTTTTTGCAGACGTAGCATGATAACCACGTCCAGATCCTTCATGCCCTTAGCCATGTCGTATTCGATGGTGCAGCCCAGGCTTTCCACGTCTTTGGGTAGCAGCGTGCCGGGTGCGATGATTCGAACTTCCGCAGCACCCAGTTCATTCAGGGCACGGATTTGAGAACGGGCAACACGGGAATGCAGTACATCCCCGACGATGGCAACTTTCAGGCCTTCAAACGTGCCTTTGTGCTGCCGAATAGTGAGCATGTCCAGCATCGCCTGGGTTGGATGCGCGTGACGGCCGTCCCCGGCGTTGATAATGGCAACCCCCGGGGTAACGCTCTCGGCAATAAAGTGAGGTGCACCGCTCTGGGAGTGACGAACGACAAACATATCGCTGGCCATGGCCTCAAGGTTGAGCAAGGTATCGGAGAGGGACTCACCCTTGGAGGTGGCCGAGGTACTGATGTCCAGGTTGAGCACGTCTGCCGACAGGCGCTTGGCAGCCAGCTCAAAAGTGCTTCGGGTACGGGTACTCGATTCGAAGAACAGGTTGACCACCGTGCGCCCGCGAAGTAACGGCACCTTTTTGATAGTGCGTTCACCAACCTCTATAAACGAATCGGCGGTGTCCAGAATGTCGGTGAGTAATTCCCGGTCGAGGCCGTCGAGGGTCAGGAAATGCCGCAACTGACCATCCCGGGTCAGCTGCAAGTGGTGCGGGGAAGGGTCGTTTGCGGTCATGGGTCGCCTGTCTGCTGTTCTGCGGTATGGTGGCCTGGAGTTTTACTGCCCGGTTTCCTGAAATTCTATGTGCAAGGGATCAGGACCACGCAGCTTCACGCGCTGGTGTGGCTCCAGAGAAAGCACCCGGCCTGCAACATCCGGCTGGACCGGAAGCTCCCGGGCGCCCAGGTCAATCAGGGTGGCCAATATGATACTGGCTGGACGGCCATAATCGAAAATTTCGTTCATGGCAGCACGGATGGTTCGGCCACTCATGATCACATCATCAATGAGGATAATGTCCCGGCCTTCGGTATCAAAAGGCAGACTGGAAGGCTTCACTTTCGGGTTCAGGCCGATGCGGCTGAAATCGTCCCGGTAAAAGGAGATGTCCAGTTCTCCGCACGGTTCTGCCAGCTCAAGACGCTTTCTGAGTTCACCGGCCAGCCAGACACCGCCGGTACGAATACCGATCAGGGCCGGTGATTTCACGCCTCGCTCCTTGAGCACATGACGCAAACCCGTTTCCAGTTCGTTCAGCAGCTGTTTGATATCAAGCTGTGCGGTCATTTCATCCTCTTTAATTAAAAAGCCAACATCCATCAGTTGCCAGCGTGATTATCCTGCAGTCCAAACCAGGTTTCCAGAATCAGTACCGCGGCCCGGTCATCAACGCCGTATCGGCCAAAATCCCGATTGCCGCCCGCCGCCATAACATCACCCTTTGCTTCAAAGCTGGTAAGGCGCTCGTCCACCATCTCCACGGGCACATGGTAGCGACCGTGAATACGCTTTCCGAACTTGCGCGCCCGGGCGCACATCTCATTTTCGGTATCGTCCATATTGAGCGGCAAGCCGACCACCACAAGGTTCGGGCGCCATTCTTCAAGGAGTTTTCCGATCTGGTTCCAGTCGGGAACACCATCACGGGCCGGGATCATGGCCAGGGGTTGCCCGGTGCCCAGAATTTCCTGGCCCGACGCTACTCCGATCCGGCGGGTCCCGAAATCAAAGGCCATGACTCGGCGATTACCGCTTTCAGGCATGGCCAACAGACTCACTGAGCTGGTTGAGATCGATTCCAATCAGCTTAAGCACCGCTTTGTAGCGGTCTTTCCAGGGCGTACGGAACAGAATGTCTGTGGTTGCGGGACAGGTGAGCCAGGAGTTGCTTCCCAGCTCTTCTTCCAACTGGCCTTCGCCCCACCCTGAATAGCCAAGCGCCACCAGAAACTCTTCGGGACCGTCACCACGGCCAATACCTGCCAGTACATCCCGGGAGGTGGTGAGCATGACATCTTCGGTCACTTCAGCGGTGCTCTGCCAGCTGGTCCCGGGTGGGTGCAGAACAAAGCCACGCTCGGGTTCCACAGGACCACCACTGAACACCGGCAGATCCAGCTCGCCACCGTGCATGTCCAGCTGCTCCAGGATTTCGCCCAGGTGGATATCCAGGGGATGGTTAACCATCAGCCCCAGCGCGCCATCGTCGGAGTGTTCACACAGGTAGATCACAGCACCGTGAAACCGAGGATCGGCAAGATAAGGAGAGGCCACCAGAAAGTGGTGCCTGAGACTTTGGGGAGAGTGCTTAGATGCTGTCATCCGGATGTCAGCCCCCTTTGCTGGAAAGACCAGGTTCGTATGATTTCCAGTTCATCCACCTTTTCCCGCATATCATCCGGGAAAGGCGCAAACGGTGAAGCCATTCGGACAATACGGATCGCCGCATCATCCAGCACCGTACTCCCTGATGACTGCAAAACGGCCACTTCCTTGATTGTGCCATCTTTCTTCAGTGAAACCAGCATTCGCAACGTGCCATAGATACCTGCACGCCGGGCCTCCGTGGGATAATTGATGTTGCCAACCCGGGTAACCTTGCTGATCCAGTTCTGCACATACCAGGCGTTGGTTGATTTCAGCGTCGAGGCGGCCGTCACCCGCATAACCCGTGGCTTGCGGGCATAGGCCTGTTGCTGGGCATCAAAACGCGCTTCCAGGCTGGCAATTTCCAGACTGCGCTCCATCAGGCTCTTCTTTTTACGGACCGGCAGGGGCTCCTCAACCGGTTCGGTGCGTTCCTCGGGGGCCTGAACCTTTCGGCTGGATGCACTTTTGGTCTTTACTACCTGCTGTTCCTGGCGGGGCTGAGGTTTGGTTTGCGACGGCGGCTCCGGTTGTACCTGGGCCACTTCGGGCTGGCTGACCTCCGCTGGCTGCGGGGTAGTCATTTCCCTGGCTTCTTCCTCAGTGCCACTGCCCTGCTGGCTGGTCTGGGCCAGAAAGTCCGCTTCCTCGGGCGCCTTTTCGTCATCAAACTGAGACAGAGTGATTTCCATGGTCTGCGCCGAGGAACGTGGCGGTTCAGGAGCAAAGGTAATCCCCAGTACGACAATGGCATGCACAGCCAACGCCATGAAAAGGGTAAAGGAAAACCGGTCGAAGTCGCTTACCTGAACTGCCATTCCTGATCCTGGTTAAATCGTTAGCCCTGTCGTAACCGTTATGCCTGGTGACTCACACCCAGGCGTTTGGCAATGGCGTCCATCAGCATGCCGCTAATGTCGATACCAAAAGCGGAATCGAGTTCACGGATACAGGTTGGACTGGTCACGTTTATTTCAGTGAGGTAGTCGCCGATCACATCCAGGCCCACAAAAATAAGGCCTTTTTCCTTGATGACCGGAGCAACTCGCTCACAGATTTCCCGATCCCTGGCGGTAAGTTCACGCCCTTCGCCACGACCACCGGCTGCCAGGTTGCCGCGATTCTCACCTTGCGACGGAATCCGTGCAAGGGAATAAGGCACGGGCTCACCCTCAATCAGCAGGATACGCTTGTCGCCATCAGTGATCTCGGGAATGTACTTCTGGGCCATGGCCTGGTGAGAGCCATAGTTGGTCAGGGTTTCGATGATGACGCCCAGATTGAAATCATTCTCCTTGATGCGAAAGATCGAATGGCCACCCATGCCGTCCACCGGCTTCATGATAACGTCGCCATGCTCAGCGTAGAATTCCCGGAAACGGCTTGCGGAACGACTCACCAGCAGCGGCGGAGTGAGATCGTCGAACTGGGTAGCGAACAGCTTTTCGTTACAGTCCCTCAGCGTGGCCGCCGGATTCACTACCAGGGCCCCCTGCTGCTCTGCGGCCTCAAGAATGTAGGTCGCCATCAAGAACTCCCGGTCAACCGGAGGGTCCTTGCGCATAAGGATCACATCCAGGTCGCCAAGCGCACGGTCCTGACTCGGGCCAAAGCCATACCAGTTTTCAGGATCCATGTGCACGGTCAAGTCACGGGTGTGGGCCATGGCCTTGCCACCATCCAGATACATATCCGGCAATTCCATGTATTCGATTTCCCAGCCGCGCTTTTGCGCTG of Marinobacter sediminum contains these proteins:
- the gshB gene encoding glutathione synthase; translated protein: MTVRLGIVMDPIEDIHFKKDSSLAMLLAAQKRGWEIEYMELPDMYLDGGKAMAHTRDLTVHMDPENWYGFGPSQDRALGDLDVILMRKDPPVDREFLMATYILEAAEQQGALVVNPAATLRDCNEKLFATQFDDLTPPLLVSRSASRFREFYAEHGDVIMKPVDGMGGHSIFRIKENDFNLGVIIETLTNYGSHQAMAQKYIPEITDGDKRILLIEGEPVPYSLARIPSQGENRGNLAAGGRGEGRELTARDREICERVAPVIKEKGLIFVGLDVIGDYLTEINVTSPTCIRELDSAFGIDISGMLMDAIAKRLGVSHQA
- a CDS encoding energy transducer TonB; this encodes MAVQVSDFDRFSFTLFMALAVHAIVVLGITFAPEPPRSSAQTMEITLSQFDDEKAPEEADFLAQTSQQGSGTEEEAREMTTPQPAEVSQPEVAQVQPEPPSQTKPQPRQEQQVVKTKSASSRKVQAPEERTEPVEEPLPVRKKKSLMERSLEIASLEARFDAQQQAYARKPRVMRVTAASTLKSTNAWYVQNWISKVTRVGNINYPTEARRAGIYGTLRMLVSLKKDGTIKEVAVLQSSGSTVLDDAAIRIVRMASPFAPFPDDMREKVDELEIIRTWSFQQRGLTSG